From the genome of Bacillota bacterium:
AGGCTCGTGTATGCGGTGATTATCGTCTTGTTCTATGTGCCCCTCCTCGTGGCACAGTTTAAGGGTGCCGGCAACATAATGCAGGTACTGCTGGGCTGGGATTACGTTCCGTCGGTGTTCCTGTCTGCGGCTATTGCGATCTTCTATACAGCAGCGGCCGGCATGCTTGGCGACGCATACAGCGATCTGATCCAGGTCATCGTGATGGTGGTCGGCCTGATCATCCTGCTCCCCACCGCCGTCAGTGCGGCGGGTGGATTCGCTGGCATGCATGCCAAGCTTGCCACAATTGACCCCAAGCTGGTTCACCTCGCCGGCATCATGCCTGCCATCTGGGGTTTCTCTAACATCATCCACTGGTCCGTCCTCAACATCGGAGGCGCACCGCACGCTATTTTCCGGTTCCTGGCGGCGAAGGACGTGAAGCAGTTGCGTCGGGCGCTACTGTGGGCGCTATGTTTCAATGGCTTTCTCCTGTTCGCCTGCGGCATGCTGGGGCCAGTCGGGCGGGTGATGTTCCCCACGCTTAAGGATCGGGACCTCACGACGCCGCTGCTTGCGGCCACTCTGCTCCACCCATTGTTGACGGGTCTCATGCTCTCCGCCATCATCGCCGCCATCATGTCCACGGTCGACTCGGTGATGGTGCTGGGGGCGTCGGCAGTGTGCCGGGACATCTACCAGCGATTCATGAACCCGCAGATGACCCCGGCGCAGCGTCTCAAGATATCCCGCATCGTCACAATTATCCTGGGGCTTATTGGGGTGGTGGGTGCCGTGCGCCCCATTACTGCCGTGCAATGGTTCGTGGCCTTCTCGTTCGCCGTAGGAGCTGCTGCCTTCACTTTTCCGCTGCTATTCGCGATGTGGTGGCCACGCGCGACCAAGGATGGTGCCCTGGCAGGTATGGTGGGTGGCGCTGCGGTCTGCCTGTTCTGGTATGGCCTTAGCTGGTCGTGGTACAGGTCGTTTTCCAAGTTCCCATATGGCATATGGCCCTCGATCATAGGCACCGCAGTTTCCCTTGTGCTGACCGTGGCTGTGAGCCTGCTCACCAAGCCTGCGCCCAAAGAGGTCCTGCATGAATTCTACGCTCCATGAGAGTGTGCGGGGCGGCAGTGGGGGCTGCGGATCGAGCATGGTTGCAGCGTTTCTTCTCGGAGCAGCCCCCAGTGCCGCCCTCCTCGGGGGTGTGCCGGTGGGCTACAAGCTTGTGCCGTGCCTTCTGACTCTAGAGGCTGCTACGGCAGTGGTTGAGAAGACCGCCCGAGCGTGCGGAGCCGTGGTTCGTTGCTGGGAGGGGCGGCTGGCGTATCTGCCCGTGTGGGTTGCGCACACCCTGTGCACGGTGCGCCAGCCTTTTGGCGGAACGAGGAAGCTGCCCTTGCTGGTTGGTGCTGACGGCTGGTCCGGGGTGGTCGCGGTACTGGCCGGCGCACCGCTGTTCCAGGTCGTCGAGGAGGTCAGGGCCGAGGAGTTGCTCCTACCCGTCCGGTTTGGTCCGGCCGATTTGGAACCACTTGTCGTCAGGGAGGCTCAAGAGTACCTGATGAGCCGGTGGAGGCAGCTCTCCGAGGTGTCCGTGCTGGCCATGGACTTGCTCTACAGGCCGGTGTGGGTGTGCCTCGACGAAAGGCGCAAGGTGAGGATGGTTGACGGTCACACCGGAGAGCGCCTGTACCACTTGGATAGGATGAGCGAGAGCCTGGTTTCGCTGTTCGTGTAGTTTGTGCCGCGGCAGGCGTGCGGCACCAGATAAGAGAGGAGGTAGGGCTGCCTTGCGTCTTGCGGGTTGCAAAGCGGTGATAACGGGGGCTGCAAGGGGCATCGGTCGCGCCATTGCCCATGCTTTTGCCCAAGAGGGTTGCGACCTAGCCGTTAACGCCTTGCACGAGGAGGGGTTGAGAGCCCTGGTGCAAGAGCTGGAAGGCCTGGGCGTCTCGGTGCTCCCGCTCCCCGGCGATGTGTCCGACCACGGCCTAGCCAGGGAGCACGCAGCCACGGTACAGCGGGCCTTTGGCCGGGTGGACTACCTTGTGAACAACGCGGGGGTGTCGCAACCCAAGCTGGTGGCGGATCTTTCCGAGGAGGAGTGGGACCGTACCCTGGCAATCAATTTAAAGAGCGGCTTTAACTGGACCCAGGCATTCTTGCCTCTGCTCATGGCAGCACCTGCCCCTGCGGTGGTGAACATATCTTCCATTAGTGCAAAGCACGGGGGTGGCTTCGGTACGGTCAGCAAGGCGTGCTATGCTGCTTCCAAAGCGGGTGTTTTGGGCTTCACCCGCGGCCTCGCCAAGGAGTTGGCCCCCAAGGTGCGGGTAAACGCTGTGTGTCCGGGTTTGATCGCGACGCCCATGACCGCGCGGCTCGTGGAAAGCCCCCAAGCCCCGGAAATCCTCAAGACCATCCCCCTCGGCCGTTTCGGCAGACCCGAGGAAGTGGCTGCGGTGGTGCTGTTCTTGTGCCTCCCGGAGGCCTCGTACATCACAGGGGAAGTCGTGGACGTCAACGGAGGAATGCTCATTGACTAAGCATGGCCTAGCGGGGAGGGAAAAGTGATGGCCGAACGCGTAAACCCAGAGCGACTTCTGGATTTAGCTCGTCGCCTGGTGTGCATTCCCAGTATCAACCCCCCGGGCGAGTACGGTCGGGTGGCGGCAGAGGTAGAGCAGGCGATGAGGGAGGCCGGTCTGGTTACCCGGGTCGTAGAGGGCGAGCCGGGTAAACCGAACGTGTTGGGAATCCTGCCGGGGTCGGACCCGGCCCGGCCGGTTTTGCTCCTCAGCGGGCACATGGACGTGGTACCCGCGGGCGACCCGGGTGCCTGGCAGGAAGACCCGTTTAGCGGTAGGGTGGTGGGGGGGTATTTGTGGGGCCGCGGGACGGCGGACATGAAGGGTGCTTTGGCGGCGCAGGTAGAGGCGGCTCGGGTGCTGGCCGCGGGCCGCCGCATGCCGGGTTCGCTAGTGGTGGCCGCGACGGTGGACGACGAGACGGCCGGGCCGATGGGGATGAAGTACCTCATCGAGTCCGGGTGGCCTTCGGGCTTGCCCTTACCCTTCCTGCACGTGCTGGGGGAAGCCAACGACCTCAATGTGACGGTGGCGTTCAAGGGCAGGGTCTGGTTCCGCATCGCGACCAGGGGCGTTGCCGCCCACGGAGGCGCCCCGGAGACGGGCGTCAACGCGGTCGAAAAGATGATTGAGCTGTTCCGGCACCTGCGGGCACTGCCGGGCCGGGAACACCCTCTTATGGGGCGGGACACTCTGAACTTGGGCACTATTCGGGGAGGGGAAAAAGTGAACATCGTCCCCGATTGCTGCGAGGCGACGTTTGACTACCGCGTTTGTTCTCCGTGCTCGGCAGCGGAAGCTGAAGCGCGCTTCCGGCAGGTTGTAGAAAAGTTGAGCCGAGAGGATTCGGAGTTCGTAGTGAGCCGGTTTGAGGTGTTCGAGAAGAGGGATCCGCTGGAAGTTGACCCCGATGGCAGGGCCGTCCGCCTGGTGCGCGAGGTGGTCAGGGATGTAACCGGGCGCGAGCCCCGTCTGCTGGGGACCCTTTCTGCGGGGGATGCGTACTACGTGCTTCAGAAGTCCATCCCCGCCGTATGGGTGGGACCGGGCGACAGTTCCCTGTTGCACGCCGCCAACGAGCGCATAGCCGTACGCGACCTGGAAGTAGCCGCCCTCGTTTACGTCGAGCTGGCACGGCGAGCCTGTTCGGGTGGCTGGAAGAAGGATGAGTGACATGCCCCACCCGGTGCTGGATTGGATGTATGCGCAGCAGCATGTCATGGTGCAAGTTCTGGCGGATCTGGTCGCCGTGGATACCGGGCCTGGTTGTGCTGACGGGATCATGGCGGCCGGCAATATCCTTCTTGAGTTGCTGAAGCCCGTCGGTGTGAAGGTTACCGAGTTCCCTTCCGATAAAGGGAGGAACCTCCTTGTCGAAGGGGGTAAGGGGACAGGGTTGCCCGTTCTCATTCTCGGCCATCTGGATACTGTTTTTCCCAGGGGGACGACTGTAGCTCGACCGTTTCGAATCGAAGGCGATCGGGCCTGCGGGCCAGGAGTGTGCGACATGAAAGGAGGCCTTGTGACGGCTGTCTTTGCTTTGCGGTATCTGGCCTTGGAAGAGGGTGACCTTCCGCCTGTGATCGCGGTGTTCAATGCGGACGAGGAGACGGGGTCTCGTACATCGCGTAGCCTTATTGAGCAGGTGGCCCGGCGGAGCGCTGCTGCATTTGTCATGGAGCCGGCGCGGCCGGACGGATCTGTTGTGGTGAGGCGTAAGGGGGTGGCCTGGTATCGGGTGGTGGTGCGGGGACGGGCGGCCCACGCTGGTTCCGAGCCAGACAAGGGATCCAGTGCTGTGGAGGAACTGGCCCATAAAATCCTGCAGTTCAGTGGTCTCAACGATCCCTCGGTGGGTCTCACCGTCAACGTAGGCCGCGTGCTCGGGGGTACTGCGGCCAACGTGGTGGCGGAGCACGCCGAAGCGGACGTCGACCTGAGATTCTGGCGCGAGAGTGACCTCGCCCGAGCAGCGGCGACCATGCGGGAGCTGTGTTCAAAACCCACGATACCCGGGACGGGGTGTCAGCTGGAGGAGGTGGTTTCCCGCCCGCCTCTGGAAGTGACGCCCGAGAGTGCGGTCCTTCATTCCGTCGTACAGGATGCGGCCAGGGATTTGGGGTTTGCTGTGGAAGGCGCGGCCACCGGGGCGTACTCCGACGGCAATATCGCCGCGAGTGTCGGTATACCTGTGGTCGATGGGATGGGCCCCGTTGGCGGTGGCACGCACAGCGACCACGAGTACGTCGAACTGGGCACGCTTCCGCAACGGGCTGCTTTGCTGGCTCTGTCAATCAGGCGCGCGGCCCAGCAGTTGGCTCGGGGTGGGGGAGGTGATCAGGGTGGCTGGTCTACAGGATTGCCCCTCTCGCCCGCTTGCTGGTAAGGTGGCCGTGGTGACCGGCGCCTCACGAGGGATCGGAGCCGCCATCGCGCGTGAGTTGGCCCGGCGCGGCGCCGCGGTGACGGTTGTGTCACGCACTGCGGAAACGCTCCAGCCGGTGGCGCAGATGATCCAGGACGAGGGGGGTACCTGCCTGCCGCTGGCGGCGGACGTGAGGGATACTGCTCAGGTGAGAAAGCTGGTCGATTCCACCTATGGGGAATTCGGGCGCGTCGAAATCCTGGTGAACAATGCCGGCTTATACCCCGTCACGCCCTTCCTGGATCTCACCGATGAGGAGTGGGACGAGGTGGTGGCCACCAACTTGCGCGGCCCGTTCGTGTGCTCACGAGAATTCGCACGCCGGATGGTGGCCGATCCGCGTTCCCGGCGTGGCACGGCGGACGGCGCAACCCCCCAACCCTGGGGTCGCATCATCAACATAAGTTCAACATCCAGCCTGCTCGCGCGCCCGGGCATCGCCCACTATTCCTCTTCGAAGGCGGGCGTCAACGGCCTCACAAGGGTGCTGGCCATAGAACTGGCCCCTTACGGCATCACAGTGAACTCGGTTTGCCCCGGTCTCATAGCCACCGAGACCATCGTGGCTCAGGCTCAGGATCCCGGTCGTCAGGCAGAGCACCGTGCCAAGCTGGCGCGCATACCTCAGGGTCGATGCGGTCAGCCCCAGGAAGTTGCAGCAGTGGTTGCCTTCCTGGCCTCCGACGAAGCGGCGTATATCACGGGAGCTGTCATCGTCGTGGACGGCGGCTACACCTTGGGCATTCCCGGTTATTAGTCCCTCCGTGGCCCATCGCGTTTCTCCCGGGGTACACCCTGGGCCGGTTCCGGCGTGGCAGGATCGTATGCCGGGGGCATCCAAAATGCATAGTAGGAGCGAAGGGTGTCAGAGGGGCAGCGCACAGATGTTGGGTGACGGACGGGTGTGCCGTGTGGTCGTGGTGGCGAGCGACCGGCTGGTGTTCGAGGTTTTCCGCCGGCAGTTGCTGGACTTTTTCGGGTCTGCCATCGACATCGAAGAGGTGGTCCTGGAGGAATGGGAACCAAAGCCGCTGCAAGCCCGCATCGTGGTTGCGTCCTGTAACACGGTTGCCGACCGTATAAGGGCCTACCTGGCCCCCGATGCGCAGTTACTGGTTGCGTGCCGAGCCATAGACCCTGCGAACCTGGAAGAACTGTTGCGGCTTCCCCCTAATACGCGCGTGTTGCTGGTTAGCAACTTCATGGAGACGGCCCTCGACACTATCCAGATGCTGAAGAGGCATGGACTCACGCACCTCGAATGGAAGCCCTACGTGCCCGGTGCCGGCAGTATGCGAGAGGAGGCTGATGTCGCTGTCACGTGTGGCCTCCCTCACCTGGTTCCCCGCGGCGTGTCTCGGGTGGTAAACATCGGCGTGCGCAAGCTGGATGTCTCCACCCTCGTCGCCCTCCAGTTGGCCGCCGGCGTGCCGGTCGAGAGGATAAACTACATTTCCATAGGCTACCTGGATGAGATAGTGAAGACCACGCGCAAGTACTTGCAGGAGGCCGAGCGTGCGGCCCGCCTCGGGGCCCAGCTTGAAGCGATCCTGGACAGCATAGGGATAGGCGTTGTGGGGGCAGACCTCCGCGGGCTGGTCACTTTCTGTAACAGCGAAGCTCATGCTATGCTGGGGGCGAAGCCGGGGGAGACGGTGGGACGCGCCGCACGAGAAGTGCTTCCGCAGGTTGATTGGGAGGCAGAGGGGTGGAAGGAAGGCTCCGGTGTCCAGGTGGTTGAGGCAGCGGGGAACCGCTTGGCGGTTAGCGTGCTGCCTGTCACGCGGAACGGCGAGATGTTCGGTAGCGTTGCGATCCTCCGGCGGGTGACGGAGGTTCAGTCCACCGAGGCAGAAGTCCGGTGGCGTCTGACTAGGTCAGGGTACCTGGCAAAATACCGGTTTGAGGACATCATCGGTATGAGCGACGTTATGGCCAGGCTCAAGAGTCAGGCCATGCAGCTTGCGGCCAGCGAGTTGCCCGTCCTTATTGTCGGCGAAACCGGTACTGGGAAAGAGTTGTTTGCGCACGCTATTCACCAGGCATCACGGCGTCGTGACGGACCTTTCGTGGCCATCAACTTTGCTGCTGTCCCCGAGTCGCTGGTGGAAAGTGAGCTGTTTGGCTATGAAGAGGGTGCGTTCACGGGGGCGCGGAAGGGCGGAAAACCTGGGCTCTTCGAGCAGGCGCACCGAGGAACCCTTTTCCTGGATGAGGTTGCAGAAGCACCTCCGTCTATTCAGGCGCGGCTGCTCCGGGTGCTCGAGGAAAAGCGCGTCCTGCGCGTTGGGGGCAGCCGCATGGTTCCCGTAGATGTACGTATCATCGCGGCCACAAACCGTGATCTGGTGGAGTTGATGCGGAGTGGCCGATTTCGGCCGGACCTGTACTTCCGACTTCATGTGCTGCCACTGCACATCCCGCCACTTCGCAGCCGGCCACAGGACATACCGGACCTGATCCGGCACTTTATGAGCGAGAAAGGATACCGCTTCACCCTTGACGCCAGCGCACTGGATATCCTGATGTCTTACCACTGGCCCGGAAACGTTCGCGAACTGGAGAACCTCCTCGCTTACTTGGCTGTGACTTGCGGTGCAGGAATCGTGTCAGCTTCGCACTTGCGCGCTCTTCTGCTTCCGGACCACAGCCGACCGGAGCCTGCGGGAGGCCTCGACGCTGCTTACCCCGTAGAAGAGCTGGCTAGCCGTCTCGCAGCCTCGGGGTGCGATCGACTGGCAGTGGAGGTGTTGATTCGGTTGCACTCCGATTCACAAGTGGGACGCCGTTCGAGCCGACGCCGCATCTTGAGCCAATTGAAACAAAGGGGGTATGATGTGAGCGAAGGGCGGCTGCGTTCGCTCCTTCAGTTGTTTGCCCAGTATGGCTGCGTACAGCCAGGTCCCACCCGGCGGGGAACGGCCATCACGCCCAAAGGTTACAAGCTGTTACGCTTATTGGACAGTGAGGTGCGGGAGCCAGAGAGTCTCACGGCGTGGAGGGCGTGACGGCATCGTGTTCCGGTGGAACGGACCGAGGCACCTCCATGTTTCCGTAATAGTCCATGAGAGGCACTGGCTACTCACAGTTGGCCTGTTCAACAACTCTGGATCCACTTTTGGGCAGGACGGAGCTATGGCTGTGATCTTGGGCGTCGGCTCGGGCGGAGCACGCCGAAGCAACCGACCATGCCGGTCTCGGGGGACGTGGCGCCTATAGCGGCCTCGGCGTAGTAGCCTGAGTCGCCTGGGCCTCAAGGGAAACGTGAAGTGTGGGCTGCGTGCGATTGGAGGACGCATTGAAGAGGTCGAGGGGCTGGCTATCGATTCGACAACGGACGTTGTCCGACGGACGGGAGCACGCGCTTCGGGGATCGGTGTTCTCCCGTAGGCGGAACCTGACGGGCGTGTTGCCCTCCGGGCTTCCGTTGGAAGACGTCTTGGGGCGGGGCTGCTGTTGGACGTGCGGGTGCCCGACCTGCCGGACAACGTCACGGGGGACCAGCGGCGGGTTGCAAGCGGTGCAGTCCGGTGTTACTCTAGTACCGTCAGCCCAGTCAGCTTTGGGGGAGATGGGTATGCGGCGTAGGGTGCCGCGCTTGGTGGTGGAGGACGGCAAGGCAACTGCTGTGATCCTCGATATTGAAGTCTATCGGGAGATGCTCGAGCGCCTTGAAGACCTTGAGGATTTGAGGATGTTGGAAGAGATTCGGAAGAGGCCGTTGGACTTGCAGAGCCTGGAGGACTTCTTGGCGGAGCACGCCTCGGATGTATGAGGTTTTTCTGGAGAGGACGGCGCGGAAAGACCTGGAGGCCCTGCCAGCACGGGTCTTCCGCCAGGTGATTGCCTGCGTCCGCGGTCTGGCCCATAATCCCAGGCCTCCTGGGGCGAGGAAGATAGTCGGATCGGACAACGCCTGGCGGGTGCGCGTGGGAGACTACAGGGTGGTCTACGAGGTCGATGATGCGGCCTTTCGGGTCATTGTGTACCGGGTAAGGCACCGGAAGGAAGCGTACCGGGGCCTGTGATGGGTTGCCCATGCGGTAATGGCAGTTCCCTTGGGTCGTCTGGCAACATGAGATATCGGAAGCTCGGTGCGGAGGTGTCCGGGATCCGGCTATCCAGGTACCTGGCGGTGTAGCACCTTGAGCCACGCCGCGGCCAGATGCAAAGCTGCCATTGGGGGTGACTTATTATGCGTCGGTGTGATGTGCGGCCCGGTTACTGGTTGGTCACCGAAGATGGGGCCATTCACTCTCTGTCCGCGGACCCCAAGTGTCCGCGATGCGGAAGGGCAAACTGGTGTAGTACTCACTCCTACACCTACTTCAAGTGGTGGTTGGGGCTATCAAGAGCGCTCGGGGGCCCTTCGAACGAGGATGAACTCCCCGTCTTCCGCACGCGGGAAGAGGCAGCCAGCGAAGCGCAGAAGAAAGGGAAGCCTTCCGCGGCCCGGCCCTGTCCGCTGAGCACCCATTCGGATGCGGAGGGCAGGTGCGGATACGCTATCCCAGCATGCTGTGCGGATTAGCTAGACTCCCGAAGTAATCTTCCACCTTGGCGCTGCAGTTGACGACGTGGTTCTTCATCGTACCCGGGTCGCGGGAGCGTTTCCCCAGTTGTTCGTTCACGAGGGGAGTGGTGGTGCTGGTGATCGGGTGCATTTCGGGAGCGTGGAAGGGCCCTGCATGACGTCCACCACGTTTGTGGGTGAGCTTGCGGCCCATGTCCAGCACCGTTCCTCCAGTGGGGGGCAGCACCGCGAAGCGGTCCTGGTACGTTTCCAAGATGGCCACTATGGTGCGGCACAGCTTTTCGGTTTTGACCTCCACGCTGCCTCACACGTGAACGACTCGGTCGAAATACCACGGCGCGGAAAGTGAATTGTCCGACACGCGGTGATGTCGGTGGGTTGCCGGCTACCTCCCGCGCTGCGAGGTTGGTTACCTCCTGGTAGAACCGCTCCGAGGAGGCGGGGGTGCAATCGTGCCACTGCCTCAGCAGGGCCAGGGAAGCTTCCCGCTCCCGGCCAGGAGGTGTCTTGGGCGGAGGCAGCACGCCGTTTTTCGGCAACCCTGTCCGGGGCAGCCTCCTTGCTGTCCCAGTAGCGGGCCCAGAGTTCCAGCCAGAGGCACCAGAGCAGGAGCGTGACGCGGATTGCATCGCCACTTTTGAGGTGGTGAGCAGGCCGTTCTGCTTCACCCGCCATTCCTCAAGGTCCGAGACCCTTTAATCTATCGGAGCCACTCCCACCTCACAAGGTTGCAGCCACCGGAGGCTACCTCCTGCCAATGCAGCTGCAGGGAAGCTTCTGCCAGCAGCGAATATGTTTACGCCGAGCAAGGAGCAGGAGGTATGCCAAGTTGGAACAGTACATAGACCGGCTTACGCAACTCAGAACTGAGTTGTCCCTCGCCTCCGAGCGCGGGGACTCGGCAAGGCTCCTGACACTGTCTCAAGAGCTTGACCGCCTCGTCCTGGACATCATGGCCGAGATGAGGGTGAGCCGTGGAACTGGAACAGCTGTGCAACAGGATCAGGCAGCTGTGCCGGGAGGTGACGGCCACCGAGTCGGAAGCAAGGCGGAAAGAGATCCTACGGGAGTTGCTGACCCTTCTCGATCATTTGATTGACGTGCTCAAGCGCGAAGAATAACGAACAGGCGCCCCTGCTGGGGTGCCTTCAGCTTATAGTGTGGCCTCCGGAACTCAACCCCGGGCATGGCGGCTCACCTTTACGCAGGCTCAGGTGTCAAGTGTGGCAGACACCCTTCTATCGCGGGTTCTGGATGAGCTTCCCGTGCTGGTGCGGGCCTGCCGCCTGCTGGAAGCGGCGAAGAGCGGCGCGGACGAGGACGTGAGCAACGCTCTTGCGGCGCTGAGGGAGGCTGTGGTTTCGGCTTCGGCTGCGGCTGGCGCCCTGGAGTTGTGGGCGGAGCGGGCGAGGCTGAGGAAGCCGAGCTAAGGTAAGCGTCAAACTGTACCCACCTGGCTTGCTGCCCGGAGTTGAAGGATAATCTCCCCGAAGTATGAATCGGGGAGGGTTTGTGGTGACCAGGGCCGAGCGGGAGAAAGAGCGACAGGAATGGGAGACCCGCATCGCGGAGTTCAGGGCGAGCGGACAGAGCGTGAGTGAGTGGTGCGCTGCCAACGGCATAAAGCCTGGCCGGTTATGGTACCGGTTGCGTCAGGAGAGACGCCAAGGGAAGGTCGACAGGGGAAGCGGTGTGGCGCCGATATGGCTGCAGGCAACGGTGACCGGCCCGGCTTGCACCGAAGAACAAGACAACAAGAGGCTCATCCGGATAGGCGAGGCCAGCGTAGAGGTGAGGGCCGGGTTTGATCCCGAGTTGCTTTCCGGCTGGGTGCGGGTACTGTTGGCCATATGCTGAGCGATAGTCCCGTGGACCGGGTTTACCTTGCCTGTGGCCGACCGACCTGCGGAAGTCCATCGACGGGTTGGCAGTGCTCGTGAAGGAATCCTTCGATCTTGACCCTTTCTCGAGCAGCCTCTTTGTCTTCTGCAACCGGCAGAGGGACAAGGTCAAGATCTTGAGGTGGGACCACAACGGGTTCTGGCTGTACTACCGCCGCCTGGAGCGGGGCAAGTTCCAGTGGCCGCCGAGAACAGGCGAGAACATCCCCGTGGCGATCGATTACCGTCAGCTGCGCTGGCTCCTTGACGGGCTGGCCTTGAAACAGCCCAAGGCGCACCCGGAGGTGAAAGCAAGAACGATCGTGTGAGACTGCATATTCCGTCCAAATTAGGAGGAATTCGGCGATAGATGTAGAATAACACAGATATGGACAATTCATCCTCCGGCATGACCATAGAAGAGCTAAGAGAACGCTGCGCTCTGCTCGAACAAGAAAACGCTGAGCTGACAGCCAAACTGAAGTGGTTCATGGAGCAGTTCCGCTTGATGAAGCACCGTCAGTTCGGGGCCTCCAGCGAACGGACGGTTCCCGGCCAGGAGGAGTTTTCGTTCTTCAACGAGGCGGAAAGAGAAGCCCGGCCTGAGGAGCCGGAGCCACCGGTGGAGACGATCAACCTGTTGGACAGTTGATCACTGAAGCTGTCAAGGTACCAACTATCGGGATAGGCGCGGGGCCCCATTGCGACGGGCAGGTGCTGGTCCTCCATGACATGCTGGGCCTGTTCGAACGTTTTGTGCCAAAGTTCGTTAAACGTTACGCGCGGCTAGCCGATGAAGCGCGGGAGGCTCTTTCTCGTTTTGCGTTGGAGGTTAGGGAGGGTCAGTTCCCGGCGGCAGAACACTGCTACCCGATGAAACCGGAAGTAGCAACCGAGGTGCGTGCCCGGCTGGTTCAGGCCGGCCACCTAACGGAAGTGCCCATGTGAGATGAGGTGAACGTTGTGGCCGTGCCAGTATTGAGAGTCGGCGTTGTTGGTGCTGGGGCCATGGGGTCTCTGTTTGGGGGGTACTTGGCTGCTGCGGGTCATGAGGTGTGGCTCGTAGACAAGTGGGCCGAGCACGTCAGCGCGATAACCGAGCATGGACTGCTTATCATGGAACCGTCCGGTGAGGAGAGGATTGTGCGGGTGCGGGCCACTACCGAGGTCGGCGAGGTAGGTCAGTGCGATCTCGTACTGGTTTTTGTGAAATCGTACCACACCGCAGCGGTCGCGAGCGAACTCACCCCTATCGTCGGTTCCGGCACTGTGGTGCTTACTCTTCAAAATGGATTGGGCAACGTGGAGGCTTTGGCTGAGGGTGTTCCGAGAAACCAGATCTTGGCGGGCACCACA
Proteins encoded in this window:
- the tnpB gene encoding IS66 family insertion sequence element accessory protein TnpB (TnpB, as the term is used for proteins encoded by IS66 family insertion elements, is considered an accessory protein, since TnpC, encoded by a neighboring gene, is a DDE family transposase.) translates to MRKSIDGLAVLVKESFDLDPFSSSLFVFCNRQRDKVKILRWDHNGFWLYYRRLERGKFQWPPRTGENIPVAIDYRQLRWLLDGLALKQPKAHPEVKARTIV
- a CDS encoding helix-turn-helix domain-containing protein, with amino-acid sequence MTRAEREKERQEWETRIAEFRASGQSVSEWCAANGIKPGRLWYRLRQERRQGKVDRGSGVAPIWLQATVTGPACTEEQDNKRLIRIGEASVEVRAGFDPELLSGWVRVLLAIC
- a CDS encoding 3-methyl-2-oxobutanoate hydroxymethyltransferase — protein: MITEAVKVPTIGIGAGPHCDGQVLVLHDMLGLFERFVPKFVKRYARLADEAREALSRFALEVREGQFPAAEHCYPMKPEVATEVRARLVQAGHLTEVPM